The genomic stretch CTTTTTGCCCTTGACATTGCCGTTAGATTGGGCTCTAACGATACCAAACTGCAGGTCTGAAAAGTAAAAAATAACCTTAGGTATAAATATGTCCTTGATTTTTTTAGCATCTTaacaatttttatataaaaattatcttcatTTAATTtcgcaaaaaaaatatatgatttgATATGATTATATATCTTAGAGAAGTTATATCTTTTTTGTACTAAatgaagataatttttatatGAAAATCGAGATCTACAAATTTCTAGTAATGagtttttccatttgaagtcgtGAAGATACTAAAAACAATTAATAGCATAGTTAGATCTAAGTGTATTTTTGACTTTTTACACCTGTAGTTTGACATCGTTAGAGCTTAATTTTACGGTAGTGATATGGAGGgcaagaaaaaaaattagaataGTGGCGCTTAAGTCCACCGAACTATTTCAGTAGCTCAACTGTTTATTGGGAACGTGTACTCACTGTCAGTCATGCGGTTCATGCCTCTCTTAAAATACCAGCAGGCACCGCTTTGCTTTTGGATCGTGAGTGTATGCTAAAACAGGATTAGAGAACGCGACGCCCAGTGGGAGGCAAAAGCTTCTTTGCTACCACTTGTGTGTATGTAACCTCGTTAGTATATCTTGTCATCATCGTGTGACCGCCCTGGTATTTGTATCATCGTATGGTGTCTCCTTTAGTCGACAAAAGGTGTAGTGGCAACTGGTGTGTGCGCTTCACTGCACCGAGATACCAACATCTGCATCTGTCTTCCTTGGTGGCCATTTTAATCGGGGTTGCGTTCGTCCAATCTTCTccctgcctttttttttttccttctcgcGCGTCTTTTGAACCTTACTTGAAGCATCTTCCTTCCGTCTTCACCTCCTCTTGTTCGTCCTAGGATGGTAGCACGGGCCGAGGAGACGGGAAGCAAGAACTCAAGGCACGGGAACGGGAGCTCAAGCTTGACTGGCGAGTTGCCGTGTTCAGTtctcgaagaaaaaaaaatttcgcgacacggTAGCTCTTACGTTTGTTTggggtaattattgtccaattgtaGACTAACTAAGGTCAAAATATTCACTCTAAATTCCGACcatactgtgcaattagtttttattttgtttatatttaatactctatgtatgcgtctaaagattcgatgtgacgggagatCTTAGATTTGAGGgtggaaataaacaaggcctgaagggAACCTGAAGAATGTGAACAAGAAATAACAACAGAGCTGATGAAGACCACGCTGACAGGCTCGtcctaagccttgtttagtttccaaaaaaaattacaaaattttttagatccccgtcacatcgaatctttaaacatatgcatggagtattaaatatagacaaaaataaaaactaattgcacagtttgatcagaATTGGCaatacaaatcttttgagcctagttagtctatgattagataatatttatcaaatacaaacaaaaatgctatagcgtcgatttcctaaaaatttttggaactaaacaaagtccTAATTATTCTCTAGCTTGACCGGCACCACGTTTGGCTTCCTTTCATTTTTGAACTCTCAACACGTTAAATATTTGGACATATATacaaagtactaaatatatattatttataaaactaaaaataatttacaagacaaattttttaaatctaattaatctataattaaatactaattatcaaataaataaaaatattttaatatatattaaattttaacaccACTAACGAAACAACAACCCACGACTGGCTCCCCTACCTGCCTAccctactccgactccgagtgACCGAGTCCACGCTCCACGCCCACCCATGTGCATGCGAGTTCCGATGCGACTGACGGGCACCGGCAAGGCATGGTTGGTTCCCGATCGCCCAACCAGACCACTGCTGGTGGGGGCGGTGGCTGATGGTGCTGGGTCACCACGGCGGACGCGGCCGGCCCACGGGCCTCCTGTGCTGTGCGGTGCCCTGTGCTGCTCCCGCTGCCGGAGCAGCAGTGCATTGACTGCGACTCGTGGATGGGATGATGCCTCCGACAGAATAGGCGACAGCAGCCTCTGCCCCGCTCGGTCCAATCGCTCGTGATATTGATTTACTTATTTACAAAACTATTcactaatttattataagaaaaaaaaatattaatcaaaactatttactaatttattataaggaaaaaaatattaatCCACAGCAATAAGCGAACAAAGTCCACGCCATGCTCAACCATCAACCGGTTCTAGTAAGAGTACGCCTGATGCAACGGCATCCATAAGCTGCAATCTGAAATGAACATCTAGGCCgtgtttactttcaaaaaaatttgcaaaatatgaatagtagcgttttcgtttgtatttgataaatattgtccaattatggactaactaaactcaaaagattcgtctcgtcaattccgaccaaactgtgcaattaatttttacttttatctatatttaatacttcatgcatacgtctaaagatttgatgtgacggagaatctgaaaaattttacaaaatttttggggaagtaaacaaggccctacttcTCCTCACCGTCCAGGCGCTCAGGCAGCATCAGGTGGTGTTGTGTTATTTGTGTTGTGCTAGTGCCACTTCTCGACCTGTAGCAAAATAGGATAGGATAACTTGTTCCATTATCTTTCATCTTGATCCTCTCATTTCAAGCTTTACTAAATTATAGGAGAGGCTTAGGAGGAGCTTCATGCTTCAAGTAGCGATACTTGAGCCCAAAACTATCTCGGTGCTAGATCCGCACCTGTTGTGATCTCGCTAAGTCAAATAGGATAGCTACACTCCaagtaataaataaaataaaaataaagagaaGTACTAAATTTTAGATGTTGGAAATAGCTTTCCTTCTAGTGATTGTTTCTAGCCGTCTGATAGAATTGTCTTCAACCTCCATCTCTCGTTACAACGACATGGAAGTCACGACTGTTCAACTGTAATGTTGGAAACTTTTCGATAAAATATCTTGGCATAATGTTGGATCACAAGCACATAGGTGTGTGTGCTCCTTCTCTCATCCTTCATACCTAGGTCCACTCTTAGATGCATAGCCAAAAAAACATTATATTGGATTTTCAAAACACGTCTAGATAGAGAAATGTCAGAGCACCACTAGTAGAAAGACCTATCCATGTTGCATAATATATATAGTACTTGAGTATTTTGGAAGAAAAGATAGTCCAACAATTGTTGTATCTAGCTTTTCAAAATAGCAAGACACCTATCCTAGAGTTCTCGCATGTGCCGCTATCCATATGCCTCGCCGCAATGGAAAGGTTGTtggagttttttcttttttttttgcgtgGGGTTCTATTTTAGAGGTTGGTTAAATCACGAGTTTAGCTATTTATATGTTTATCGactctcttggagttgctcttaggtgGGTGTGAATGTTTTTTTTGGTGAGAGATACTTTCCGAATCATTCGCTCTTGTGTATGGATAGATGAAATGGCTTCAACTTGCCACTCAGATCTGGTGCAACAAACCCCTCTCTCCTATGTGAATGAAGCAATCTGTGAGTGTGACTCACTCAAGCTGTCAAGCAGCTCAAAGTCCTAGCAAAAACCTTTCGAAAAAAGGTCACATGAAAAAGAATGGAACCACGGCCCAGGTACAAACGGAAGAAGATTTAGGAAGACTGAACGAAGTCCAAGCTTAGGCCCGGCCCAATATCCGACACGCACGTAGATAACACGAAATTcccattttcaaaaaaaaacacgAAATTCCCTCAAatttgctcaaaaaaaaaaagaaattcccTCGAATAAGAAAAACTCTCCCCCGTCTCGCTTCTCGCTGCTGCGTGCCTGCGGGGACACTCCATCTCTCCTCCACGATCCCGCCTTCCTTCCCCACACCTCTCGCCGAGTCGCCGGCGGAGGACGATCCGCCGGCAGCAGAGCGAGCGCCGCGCGGGCCTCAGATCGCCCCTTTGGTTCCTTGGAGCCGAAAAGCGGGGGCCGGCATGAAGCCCCCGGCCGGCAGCAGCGGCAAGGGCGGCGCGGTGGACCCTTCCCTGCCGCGGTTCAGGTGCCAGGAGtgccgccgcgccctcgtcgtcgtcggggtCGATTCCTACGCCGACAGGCTGCCCGCACATGCCGCGCCCGGTACCCGTGCCTCGCCCtcccttctccccctttgttttacccatatatatatactcccttcGTACAAAAAAAAATAACATAACTCGCTTTTCGAGAAGTAATTAACAGTTTTAAGTTTGAGTATATCTATAAAAAcatactaatatttatgataccgaATAAGTATCAATTAGATTAACCatggaatatattttcatagtaaaccTATTTATTTAGAGACATAAATGTTGAACTATTTTCTATAAACTCAATCAAACTTGAGCAAATTTGACTTGGTTCAGATttagaattgcattctttttgggacggagggagggaGTATTATCATAACCGTTGTATTCCATCAGTTTGAGCCCTTTTCTCGGCCaagattatgcaaaatattcttCTCGTGGTACTTAGACTATGCTCATCCGTAGAGTTATAACTAAAAAATAATTGCTATGTCAATAATGTTTCCAGCGCTTCCAAATTATTAGTTTCATTGGTGCTAGAAGCTGGAGTTGCTTCATACTTGTACTTGCCAATTGGGTTCTGCAATTATGTTGTTCTATTGCATTGGTGCTGGGACCAGGATTAGCATGTGGCTATTTGCCTTGCTTCCTGGGATTCTTTTTTTTCCACAAGTACTATCCACTGAGCGCCCCCAAGACGCAAGTTTGTGATACCGGGTGGCACTTATCTAGTATGCCATTCAATCCATGCAGGTAATCATGCATCTTCTGTTCAGGGCAGTGTTATGGGTGCAAGCAAGATGGACAACTCTTACGTTGTGTTATCCAGGCAGAACAAATCTCAGGGTCCTAGAATTCCCCCACGCCCACCAAGTGCAGCAGCGGTGCATACTGATCCCATCCAATCAACAAGAGCGATAGAGGGGTCATATATAGTGCTTCCACCTCCTGCCGCTTCCATATACAAGACACCTGCCTCTGAAGGAGGTGGTGCGCAGCTCACAGCACCAGGTGTAAACTCCAGTAGCCCCTCTCAGGGAAACAATTCTGGGTTTCACTCTAGTGTTACTGTGCTGAAAAGGGCTTTTGAGATTGCTAGCTCGCAGACTCAGGTACGATTGATTGCTGACTATGTGCATATACTAGTGTGTGAGCATGCATGGATTTTATACTCCTATCTTTAATGTTTCATCTTCTATTTTCAGTGCCTTAGCAGTTATTGCATCAAATGtgcatgttttttttctttccaagCGTAGAGAACATTGTAGTTATACATATAGTAACGATGATGCATTTCTGCTTTTTCTAATGGCGTGTGCAGGTTGAACAGCCACTTTGTCTGGAATGTATGAGGGTTCTTTCTGATAAGATGGATAAGGAGATTGAAGATGTTAATGCTGATATTAAATCTTATGAGGCTTGTCTTCAACGTTTGGAGCAGGAGCCCTACAACATCCTCAGTGAAACAGATTTCCAAAAGGAGAAACAAAAGGTGACCGTTCCTATTGAAATATGTGTGGCTTGATGACTGACTAGTTACTGAGGTTAGAAGATGCAAATTTTACTGTTTAATTGCTACGCTTGATGCAGGCCTCCCACAACATATAAGTGGTGATCCCTTTGACTATGAAACTGTTATATCAAGCTGATAAGCTGCACAATATGAATACTTATATTGTGATTTAAACATATATTAGTGCCTATGCCTAAGCATATTTCAGAAATATTGTGAAATAATCGAGCATAAGCTGTCAACTATAAACGCAACTCAATTATGGCACGTAATTTGTAGATTGCAGGAACAAGTGCATATTATTGACTCTGTTGCAAAAGGTACAAGAAATACTTATTGGTGTGTGTAAACCTCTTACGTTTTATTTATTTGTGTGTTCTGCAAATTCAGATTGAAGAAGAGGAAAATAAACTTAAAGCTGCTATTGAAGAAGCTGAAAAACAATATTCAGAAGTTAGTTCTGAGATGAAAGATCTTGAAATAAAGTCTAAACAATTTGAGGAATTGGAAGAGCGGTTAGTATCTTTTCTCCTTGCCATTATTCTTTCATGTTTATCATTTGTATCATTTCTATCACAGAACCACGGTTTATGTACAACATTATACAAAGTTTTAACACCATCTGCATCTTTTGTTTGGcttctgcatttataatgcttgaAATATCTTTCATACATAACTAATgttatcatttttttttcttaattagGTACTGGCATGAATTCAACAGTTTTCAGTTTCAGTTGGCATCTCACCAGGTAAATTTACTTCAGGCCAACCTATGGATACCTACCTATCAGAATAACAATGCACCAACTTATTGTTGTCATACTTTGAACTTGTGTTCTTGCTGCCCCCTGacttgtatatatttttattttcaaacAGACATGTATTTTGTTCCACATCAGTTCCAGGCTAATAACTAAAGCAATATTAACCGAGTCTGTGGTTGATTTCTGCGATCATGTATTTATTTCGCATCAAAAACTTGCTGACAGAAAGCTAATAAAGTATATGCTACATGCATGTTGTCTGTGGTGTTGTTTTTAAAACTGCCTTGATGTTTGGATATACTATCACAAATTTTAATTACTTATCTCTATGCAATATTTTCTTATGCTTGAATAGTTTGCCATCATTCTCTATGACATTCATTTTgttaatatatatgaaaatatcACACTTTTCAGGAAGAAAGAGACGCAGTTTTTGCCAAGATAGAAGTTTCCCAGGTTCATCTGGAACTGTTGAAGCGTACTAATGTTCTTAATGATGCATTCTATATTTCACATGATGGAGTAATTGGAACAATAAATAATTTCCGCCTCGGCCGCCTTTCTAATGTAGAGGTAATTATACAGATTGCAAAATACATAGATACAATTTTGGGTCACTATACTCAGTGCTTCTGAAAATAATGTACAGGTTGAGTGGGATGAGATAAATGCTGCTTGGGGTCAGGCTGCACTGCTGTTGCATACCATGGCTCAGTATTTCACCCCAAAATTCCAGTATCCTTTTGTTTTCTCTCGGTAGCTATAACATTGATAAGTGCATAGTGTTACTTACAATATTAACTTATTGAAGTGCATAAATTGTGAATTTTAGTAGTAAGCACAATAGAATTTATTCTTAAAGAAATAAATGTTGCAATGGAGTTCCTGAACATTTTCCTAGATACCGGATCAAGATTCACCCTATGGGAAGCTATCCAAGAGTCACAGACATCCACAATAATACATATGAACTGTAAGCTTTCTGCTGGCAGATGTACTTTTTCTCTTGAAGATTGTCTATAGTTTATTAGTACTCACTTTCTTAGGTTTATAATAGCTCTATTTCGTTTGCAAACCTTCTTGCCTTAGCACTGTATCAGGCAGTGCAAATTAATCATGCTTGAGATGTTAGTAAGACGCATTGTTGATGTTCAGGTTTGGTCCCGTGAATTTGTTCTGGAGCACCCGATTTGACAAAGCCATGACATGGTTTCTGACTTGCCTGCAAGAGTTCGCTGAGTTTGCCATAAGTTTGGATAAGGAGAACAATGTTCCACCTGAAAAATCACTGAAGCTTCCCTACAAGTAAGACCTTTTGCAATCTTTTGGTCTCACAATCCTGATGTTTATGTGCCCTGGCTAATCTTGTCATTCATGCCATAGTTATTGAGACTGAACTAGGCATTGAACTGGGGAGGTTTCTGGTTCATGGTTTGATTGGACTGTCGGACCACTGGCTCAAAGTAGTTAAATATTGTATACCTTTCTCTTTCCCCCCTGCGAACTATGCAGGAcggcaggagagctgcgtgtcATTCATTAAGAAGAATAAAAGATACAAAAGGGAGGGAAGTAAGAAACCATCTCCCAGGCTCCCTCGCGGGGTTTAGTCAAAATACAGCATTCTAGGGAAACACAACCAGCAGCCTCAAACAGATAGCACAGTGGCGTGTGAGAAAGCCTCCTAGCCGTAGGTCTTGTTATCAACTCCCATGGGACACATTTTTTTGTTGATTTGTTAAGTGCACTGCCCTCCGGACATCCCCCCACACCAAGTTTGTGCAACTCAAGCTGCACGCCATGCCCACATGTGGCTCAGAAGCTGTTTTTTCTTCTGGTTTTTTTTTATTCAAAGCCAGACAGTTCGACTGTTTTGGAGCGGGTAATAACAGGCTGATTGCTTAAGTAGACCAGGCCAGACCCTGCAGAGGCTCAGGTTCATGTTTTTTGCAATCAAACCGGTGGTTGGTCTGGTTAGCTATGATTCAGACATTTGAATTTCGTGTTTATGCTTGTGACCTAGTGTTCATTTGCAATCATTTTTAAAGAATATTTGAAATACGAATATCTTCACCTGGGGTGAAATTTATTAAATGTGTCAGGTCTTGTTCCAAGCACCGTCTTTTTTGGTTAGTGTGGTAGTTGGTGTCGAATACATGCAGGAGCCCTGTTATGGTGACGGTAGATAATAAATTGGAAAGTTTCCTGTATATTGATGCATTCCATGTTATCTGCATTGTTGTTAATTAAGATCACTTCATTTCACAGGATTGATGGTGACAAAGTAGGGAGCCACACGATCGTCCTAAGTTTCAATAAGAATGAAAACTGGACCAAGGCGCTAAAGTACATGTTGTGCAATCTGAAGTGGGTTCTCTACTGGTTTATTGGCAATACAAGTTTTGCACCACACTCGGGATCGCTGCACACACAATCTCTGAAGAACAAGAGTTGATGCTGTTTTTTTTCTCGTTGACTGTACATAGTTTATATACTCCCTAGCCGCTGGATGTAGCCCTAGTGACAATAACGACACATTTGATGTACATGTGTTTATTGCTCGAAGTCTACCGTGTTGTCTTGAGGCCCTCGTGCATGTGTTTATTGTACTAAGCCCAGCAACTCCATTTTCGCCCTTAGGTCAGAGTTGGTGGAAGGCCCTCGTGCTTGTCCACACAGCTTAGCAGGATGGAAGGCTGAGCTGATGGGATCAGAACTTCAGAAGAGTAGCCGGCCCATACAATTGGGCCAGTGCACTATGCACAGATGACAGATCAACTGGAATCCATGTCACATGAGGTGCTTCTTCCTTTGTTGGTCTGTGCTGAGGCTCGGCCATGTGCCAGTTTTACGTGTAAAAACTATAATATCCGATTCTTCTGATCCCACAGCACCAGCCAGCGAGTCGCACCAAAGAAGCACGAGACCATCATGTATCCTACATGTGACCCTCACCTTCACCACCACATGTGACTCTTGCCTTCACCCCTCTCCCTACATGTGACCCTTAAACAGCATTTCCTTATATCATCAGCATGGCAAAAACTTCGatcaaaataaaaagaaagaagcaCACCAAACGCTCCATGCCCTGTTCTAGGATATCTTCACAGTTTACGACAGATCATCAAAACTATGGCACAAAATACATGATGCTCTTAGCTGTTCTGTACAAATGACACTTCTGTAAACCTGGGGGCACCgataagaagaaaaaaaggcTCCCTAATTTCTAAATCTGAGAAATCGGGTAAGACTATGGCTAAGAGAAGATCTGGGCAAAAATGAAGCCATGGTACAAAATTTCTGCGGAGTTACAAAGAGGTGAGGGAGCATGTACACAGAGTTTAGGATTTACTGTGGACCTTGAAGCCAATCATGATTCTAAGGCCACCTCCTACCGGGTATGTACACTCATTGCATGCTAATCATCTCGAACAATCTCGCCCATCATGATCCGGTTACTGTGGACCTTGAAGCCAAGAAGAGAAGGGTCAATCTGCTTTCCTTtcttggccttcttctttgcgcCCTTACCACCTGGGCCACCGTCTGCAGATTCTGAGGCATCATACTGCAACGGAGGCTTCCTCGAGCTCTTCAGCGCTTCGCTGAAGGACTGACCAGAGGCATCTGGATTGTTGGTGGCTGATGGCATGCTATACACCCCTGGCTCTTTGTTGCTAGGAACACTGCTTTCCATACCCTGGGCTACTGATGCCACTCCTGATTCCATCTTATTCTCTGCACAGTAAGATCATCAAAATTAAACATCTGATATAAAGCAGACATAAAATTTCATGGATAAATAGCATGGTAACAAAAAAACACTTCAGGTTGCCTATAATTGCGCAACAGGTTGCACACTAACATTGTGCTCGTTCAAACTATCACAGAACATACCTATAAGCCACACTCACACTACCCCATCCAGTTTGTAGTCTAGACAGTTTTATTTTAGCAATTGCCAGCTTTGTTTTAAGTGAGGCAAATTCAGCTGATTTTTAGTATACAACCTCAGTAATATTAACCATATCAAAATTCAACAATCCAGAAAGTTTGAAAAAACATACCATCAGAGGACACAAGGCCTGCTTTCTTCAGCCTGATTGCTGAAGACAGATCTGCGGGAACTGACTGAGATGTAGTATGTTGGTTTGTAGAGCGCTTTAGCAAGGAGTGAGAGCTTCCTTTTGACATGCCAGAATCAGACCTGCACATCTATATATTATCAATACAATATAAAGCCAACTTTGCACTCACCTAAGTGAGCATTAAAGAAAATTAACTTGTGCATGTAAAACAATACAATGAACACTATAGAAAAGCTAGTTAGAATCAATGAATCATATACATGTATGCGTTAGCAACAAATATTATGTAGTCAAAACTCTTGTGCAGAAACAACACTTTGCATTAAGGTATATTTATCAGCAAAGCGAAGTCTCACAAGAAATAAAAGTACATATTAGAATTATCCAGTGGCCTAATGTGACAACATCAGAATAAACTGAGTAACATGCCAAAAAGAATTATTAGAATGGTAATTTAGTGTGGTGTGGGCGAATATCCTTTTGAGAAAGATAGTAGATAATGGAGCAGCACATCTACAAGTTTAGAGTAATACCATTTACTAACAGCTTCTTCAGCAAAATCAGGATCATCCCCAGCCAAACTCGCACTAGAACCCTGCTTTTTAACCCTTGTTAACTCACTGACACTCCCAACCAGTTGATTGGCTGATGTTCTACCACTTGTGGTGTCTGGAAAGTCCCTTTGAACATCATCAATTCCAAGAAAATGCTTCTGCTCAAGCATTGATCCAGATCCTGATCTAAGGTTAAATTTTCCAGTGTTCTCAATATTGTTGGGCAAAGTACCCAGATTAGCTGATCCCTCTTGCGCCAACTGCCCTGACTTTGCATAAAGTGACCTTTCTGCAAGAGACTCCTCAAATGACAACATGTCCACTGATCTTAGAGGATTCTCTGCAACAGGTTGTGCAAAGTGATCCTTACGCCCAAATGGTGCTGGAACAGGAACATCAGGGAAACCCAGGGACTGCTGCGATTGAAGGACAAGTTTCTTATGAATCATATCACTCAAATCTTGTTCTGCATTCCTCTCCTTGTTCATAAGAGCTGCCCATGCATGTGGGTTGTCAACAGCAAGGTTCATTTCCACATTCCTTCTCTGCTTCTCCGCTTCAATCTGCAACTGGTTGATGCGTGAAGATTCCATTAGACTGTTTTGCAACTGTCCATTGGCATCCGACCAGTGCCTTTCAAGCCTTCCTATGTGAGAACCAGGAAGCTGTTCCTGAAGCCTATGTTGCTGAGGATGAACCCCTGAAGGAAGCATAGGCATTTGGCCTAAAGGGTATATATCACCATGTGTTTCCAACTGACCAAGTCCATGATGGCGTGCTAGGGCATTTATGACATCTGGGTTTGGTCCAGGACCACCACCAGGCAAAGAACCAGACCGCTCTAGGGAGTGAATACCTTGACCTCCCCTATGCAAACGTTCATGTAAGGATAAGCTGCGGTCAAGATGTTCATGGTGATCAAACGATGACGATCTCTGAAGATTCTCCAGGAGATCGAAACGACCATGTCTCTGATTTGGACTGGTCCCTGCACGGATAAACTGCGCAGGATCATCCATTGGCCAGACCCCACTTAAGTGCCTTTCTTCCTCCCTGCCCTGCCGCAGAGCATTTGCCAATTGTTGAGACTGAAGTTGCTGCTCATGCTGAAGGCCTAAAAGAATTTGCTGCTCTAAAGGAAGCATCTGTCTCTGATTTGGACGTGAGAGAACATCCAACATATCATTATGATGCTCCCTATGAAGGCCATGACCAAATTTTGCTTGAATGAGTTGTTCAATAGCCGCATCATGCTGTCTTTGCAAATGGTGAGGTTGCTGGTGCAGTTCATTTAATACATGTTCACGAAGTAAGACTTGATCAACCATATTTGTTGGTCCAAAATTTGAACCCTGAAGCTGCTGCTGCAACAATTGCTCGAGGATcatctgttgctgttgctgctgctgctgttgctgttgctgcaaaAGCTGGGCTTGCCGTTGCTGCTGTAGCTGCCGTTGGTGCTGCTCTTGTTGGAGCTGGCGgcgttgctgctgttgctcaaTTTCAAACTGGACTCTCAAAAGATGCTCCACATCAGAAAGCGGTTGATTCATAGGCTGGCGGTGTTGGTGCAAAGAATCAAACACCTGCCCAGGAAATGCACCAGAAAATTCCATATTGTTGCGGGCCATCAGTTGCTCCTGCTGCAATTGCTGTTGCTCCCGTCTGATCTGTTGAAGCAGCATTTGCCCCTCAAAATTCAAATGATGCTCAGCTTCAACCTGAGGGATTCTGCTGGAAATGTTTGCATCATTCATATTGTCTAGCCGTCCAAAGTTTGCAGGCCACTCATCACGCACACTTGAAACTTCATTCATCCTGCTAAGTGGCCCGTGTCTCATGTTTACAGGTGGAATGTCCTTGGGTGCTGTAGGCTTGGGATTTCTCCGCTCATTTACACCAAGTACGTTTGATGAGAGAGGTTGTTTTGGATGCCCTTCCAGCTCAGACCAAAGTAAGCCAAGAGGACTCAGATCACTCTCCCTTGGGATATCATGCTGCGGCAAATTAGCTTGTCCAACCACAGAATGAGGATCATGTGGTGCCAACTGGAAATCTGCACGGTCATTCTCAAGGTCCCGTAGGGATTGACCCATGCTGCTATTAGG from Sorghum bicolor cultivar BTx623 chromosome 3, Sorghum_bicolor_NCBIv3, whole genome shotgun sequence encodes the following:
- the LOC8079821 gene encoding beclin-1-like protein → MKPPAGSSGKGGAVDPSLPRFRCQECRRALVVVGVDSYADRLPAHAAPGNHASSVQGSVMGASKMDNSYVVLSRQNKSQGPRIPPRPPSAAAVHTDPIQSTRAIEGSYIVLPPPAASIYKTPASEGGGAQLTAPGVNSSSPSQGNNSGFHSSVTVLKRAFEIASSQTQVEQPLCLECMRVLSDKMDKEIEDVNADIKSYEACLQRLEQEPYNILSETDFQKEKQKIEEEENKLKAAIEEAEKQYSEVSSEMKDLEIKSKQFEELEERYWHEFNSFQFQLASHQEERDAVFAKIEVSQVHLELLKRTNVLNDAFYISHDGVIGTINNFRLGRLSNVEVEWDEINAAWGQAALLLHTMAQYFTPKFQYRIKIHPMGSYPRVTDIHNNTYELFGPVNLFWSTRFDKAMTWFLTCLQEFAEFAISLDKENNVPPEKSLKLPYKIDGDKVGSHTIVLSFNKNENWTKALKYMLCNLKWVLYWFIGNTSFAPHSGSLHTQSLKNKS